The Xenopus laevis strain J_2021 chromosome 5L, Xenopus_laevis_v10.1, whole genome shotgun sequence genome has a segment encoding these proteins:
- the b3gnt7.L gene encoding UDP-GlcNAc:betaGal beta-1,3-N-acetylglucosaminyltransferase 7, with amino-acid sequence MRCPDFPCHMHSVKPRAHSSVVSMLQWKKKILKSVGFFFCLLITFTFLLNGTSPGLFTQDQQKDSGSQMLSNQKRDTYHAPDGFWEIKSKLGPTKAIPKTELQPTEWDIYSTNCSANWNITKMEWYKSLEPHFQQFILYRHCRYFPMIINNQQKCSEDIELLIVVKSIITQHDRREVIRKTWGKEKEIDGKKVRTLFLLGTAVREEERANYQKLLEFENIIYGDILQWNFLDSFFNLTLKEVHFLKWMDIYCKNVKYIFKGDDDVFVSPENIIEYLDGKYRPDLFVGDILKNARPIRRKDSKYYIPTALYDKTLYPPYAGGGGFLMSGSLIKKLLRASETQELYPIDDVFLGMCLEVIKVSPVLHEGFKTFGIVKFKNSKMNKDPCFFKNTLVVHKLLPDELLHMWKLVHSNLTCTRKFNIL; translated from the exons ATGCGCTGCCCTGACTTTCCCTGTCACATGCACTCCGTCAAGCCACGAGCTCACTCGTCAGTGGTCAGCATGTTGCAGTG gaagaaaaaaatcttgaaaagtgTCGGATTCTTTTTCTGCCTGCTGATCACATTTACATTTCTTCTGAATGGGACATCTCCTGGACTGTTTACTCAGGACCAGCAAAAGGATTCTGGGTCTCAGATGTTAAGTAATCAAAAAAGGGACACTTACCATGCCCCAGATGGGTTCTGGGAAATCAAATCCAAACTTGGTCCTACAAAAGCAATACCGAAAACAGAATTGCAGCCAACAGAGTGGGATATTTACTCTACTAACTGTTCTGCCAACTGGAATATTACCAAAATGGAATGGTATAAATCATTGGAACCACATTTCCAACAGTTCATTCTCTACCGACACTGCCGCTACTTTCCTATGATTATTAACAACCAACAGAAATGCAGCGAAGATATCGAACTACTAATAGTTGTGAAGTCCATTATTACTCAGCATGACCGCAGAGAAGTTATCCGTAAAACTTGGGGTAAAGAAAAAGAGATAGATGGTAAAAAGGTGAGAACGCTATTTCTATTGGGAACTGCTgtgagagaagaagaaagagcCAATTACCAGAAACTCCTAGAGTTTGAGAATATAATATATGGTGACATTCTACAGTGGAACTTTTTAGACTCCTTCTTTAATCTGACCCTTAAAGAAGTACATTTTCTCAAGTGGATGGACATCTACTGTAAGAATGTGAAATACATCTTCAAGGGGGATGATGACGTTTTTGTTAGTCCTGAAAACATCATAGAGTATCTTGATGGCAAGTATAGACCTGACCTGTTTGTAGGCGATATCTTGAAAAATGCTCGCCCTATACGTAGAAAGGACAGCAAATATTACATACCCACCGCTCTATATGATAAAACTTTATACCCTCCATATGCAGGGGGTGGAGGCTTCCTCATGTCTGGTTCTTTGATCAAGAAACTGCTCAGAGCATCTGAAACACAGGAGTTGTATCCCATTGATGATGTCTTCTTAGGGATGTGTTTGGAAGTTATTAAGGTCAGCCCAGTTTTGCATGAAGGATTTAAGACTTTTGGTATTGTCAAATTCAAAAACAGCAAAATGAACAAAGAcccatgcttttttaaaaacacgcTGGTTGTACACAAACTACTTCCAGATGAGTTGTTGCACATGTGGAAACTTGTTCACAGTAACTTAACCTGTACACGGAAGTTCAACATCCTTTAG